A section of the Ornithinimicrobium sufpigmenti genome encodes:
- a CDS encoding NADH-quinone oxidoreductase subunit D: MVDGEAVFTAGGGDWDDIAREAANLGAERIVVNMGPQHPSTHGVLRLVLELDGETVTEARAGIGFLHTGIEKNMEYRTWVQGTTFCTRMDYLMPVFNETAYCLAIEKLLGITDQIPQRASDIRVLVMELYRIASHLIALATGGMELGATTIMTMGFRERERILRFMEAVTGTRMNHAYVRPGGVAQDVLPEHLDALEDELPDLRRGIRELELMLLENPIYKGRTVDVGYLSLASCMALGVTGPILRSTGLPHDLRKVDPYCGYETYEFDVITRPDHDAYGRTVIRLDEIWQSLRIVDQAIARLRASQGAPVMVADRKIAWPAQLSIGADGQGNSLDHIREIMGESMESLIHHFKLVTEGFRVPPGQAYAAVESPKGELGVHAVSDGGTRPYRAHFRDPSFNNLQAASALSEGGLVADVIVAVASIDPVMGGVDR, encoded by the coding sequence ATGGTGGACGGCGAGGCCGTCTTCACCGCCGGCGGAGGCGACTGGGACGACATCGCCCGGGAGGCGGCGAACCTCGGTGCCGAGCGCATCGTCGTCAACATGGGTCCGCAGCACCCCTCCACCCACGGCGTGCTGCGCCTGGTGCTGGAGCTGGACGGCGAGACCGTCACGGAGGCCCGAGCCGGCATCGGCTTCCTGCACACCGGCATCGAGAAGAACATGGAGTACCGCACCTGGGTGCAGGGGACCACGTTCTGCACCCGGATGGACTACCTCATGCCGGTCTTCAACGAGACCGCCTACTGCCTGGCGATCGAGAAGCTGCTCGGCATCACCGACCAGATCCCGCAGCGCGCCAGCGACATCCGGGTGCTGGTGATGGAGCTGTACCGCATCGCCTCGCACCTGATCGCCCTGGCGACCGGCGGGATGGAGCTGGGCGCCACGACCATCATGACCATGGGCTTCCGGGAGCGCGAGCGCATCCTGCGGTTCATGGAGGCCGTCACCGGGACGCGGATGAACCACGCCTACGTGCGCCCGGGCGGGGTGGCGCAGGACGTGCTGCCCGAGCACCTGGACGCGCTGGAGGACGAGCTGCCCGACCTGCGCAGGGGTATCCGTGAGCTGGAGCTGATGCTGCTGGAGAACCCCATCTACAAGGGCCGCACCGTCGACGTGGGCTACCTGTCGCTGGCCTCCTGCATGGCGCTGGGCGTCACCGGCCCGATCCTGCGCTCGACCGGCCTGCCGCACGACCTGCGCAAGGTCGACCCCTACTGCGGCTACGAGACCTACGAGTTCGACGTCATCACCCGGCCCGACCACGACGCCTACGGCCGGACCGTGATCCGCCTGGACGAGATCTGGCAGTCGCTGCGGATCGTGGACCAGGCGATCGCGCGGCTGCGGGCCAGCCAGGGCGCGCCGGTGATGGTCGCCGACCGCAAGATCGCCTGGCCGGCGCAGCTCTCGATCGGTGCGGACGGCCAGGGCAACAGCCTGGACCACATCCGGGAGATCATGGGCGAGTCCATGGAGAGCCTGATCCACCACTTCAAGCTGGTCACCGAGGGCTTCCGGGTCCCGCCCGGCCAGGCCTACGCGGCGGTGGAGTCGCCCAAGGGTGAGCTGGGCGTGCATGCCGTGTCCGACGGTGGCACCCGGCCCTACCGTGCCCACTTCCGTGACCCGAGCTTCAACAACCTGCAGGCGGCCTCGGCGCTGTCCGAGGGCGGTCTCGTCGCCGACGTGATCGTCGCCGTCGCCTCGATCGACCCGGTGATGGGAGGGGTGGACCGATGA
- a CDS encoding NADH-quinone oxidoreductase subunit C — protein MTSTGPETPDKAAPAHETTRDPVAQPPRTEEQIVDTTHAQGSGGGAVAARRGTPGEPVEVARRKGLFGSSIGNDTSGYGHLEVPILFPGEAERPYGSYFDEVVDALEAAAPEAFAAGVEQVVVDRGELTLHVRREHLVELVQPLRDDARLRFEMCSGVSGVHWPEQTGAELHAVYHFLSVTHGGRRVRFEVTCPDADPRIPSIVHVYPAVDWHERETWDMFGIVFEGRPGLTRIMMPDDWPGHPQRKDYPLGGIPVEYKGATIPAPDGRRSYS, from the coding sequence GTGACGAGCACCGGACCGGAGACCCCCGACAAGGCAGCTCCCGCGCACGAGACCACCCGCGACCCTGTCGCGCAGCCTCCGCGCACGGAGGAGCAGATCGTCGACACCACGCACGCGCAGGGGTCGGGCGGCGGCGCGGTCGCAGCCCGGCGCGGCACGCCGGGTGAGCCGGTGGAGGTGGCACGCCGCAAGGGGCTGTTCGGCAGCTCGATCGGCAACGACACCTCCGGGTACGGCCACCTCGAGGTGCCGATCCTCTTCCCCGGTGAGGCCGAGCGGCCCTACGGGTCCTACTTCGACGAGGTCGTCGACGCGCTCGAGGCCGCAGCGCCCGAGGCGTTCGCGGCCGGTGTGGAGCAGGTCGTCGTCGACCGCGGCGAGCTGACCCTGCACGTGCGCCGTGAGCACCTGGTCGAGCTGGTCCAGCCCCTGCGGGACGACGCCCGGCTGCGCTTCGAGATGTGCTCGGGCGTCTCCGGGGTGCACTGGCCCGAGCAGACGGGCGCCGAACTGCACGCCGTCTACCACTTCCTGTCCGTCACGCACGGCGGGCGCCGGGTCCGCTTCGAGGTCACCTGTCCCGACGCCGACCCGCGCATCCCGTCGATCGTGCACGTCTACCCGGCCGTCGACTGGCACGAGCGGGAGACCTGGGACATGTTCGGCATCGTCTTCGAGGGCCGCCCCGGCCTGACCCGCATCATGATGCCGGACGACTGGCCGGGCCACCCCCAGCGCAAGGACTACCCGCTCGGCGGCATCCCGGTCGAGTACAAGGGCGCCACCATCCCGGCGCCCGATGGACGGAGGAGCTACTCGTGA
- a CDS encoding NADH-quinone oxidoreductase subunit G produces MTVHTSPAAGGNSVTDGGDARIPAPEPDVKMIDLTIDDVPVRVPEGTLVIRAAEQVGIHIPRFCDHPLLDPVGACRQCLVDVAMPDREGNVKPMPKPQASCTMTVSPGMVVKTQHTSPVADKAQTGVMELLLINHPLDCPVCDKGGECPLQNQAMSDGRPTSRFTDVKRTFPKPVNISSQVLLDRERCVLCARCTRFSDEIAGDPFIALAERGALQQVAIYEEKPFESYFSGNTVQICPVGALTGAAYRFRSRPFDLVSTQSVCEHCASGCAIRTDHRRGVVLRRMALDDPEVNEEWNCDKGRWAFAYAALPDRLRDPVVRGTDGQYAVTSWGDAYRAAARGLAQAQGRVGVLPGGRVSVEDAYAYAKFARVALGTNDVDARARPHSAEETDFLAAHVAGVHDVTYSSLERAGSVLLVGFEPEDESPIVFLRLRKAMRKKGLKVYAVAPFATQGLRKLGGTLLASAPGTEAEVLQALAEHRRSRAARPVDGTTEPMVANDYHAASDSLTDASVILVGERLAGVPGALSAAAALAQQTGAALAWVPRRAGERGAVEVGALPALLPGGRPVTDDAGRADVAARWGLDASALPVGSGRDTTAILQAAADGELGALVVGGVEIDDLPDPQLARRALARAFVVSLEVRESDVHEFADVILPVAPQQEKAGSYATWEGRLRPFEQAIDSTAVSDHVILHRLADAMGVRLGTEALGSVQRELAGLDQHSGTRAPSPQVSPAGPAAPGVGEAVLATWHHLLDAGRLQDGEPFLAGTAPRPVARVSAGTAALLGVADDAPVTVSTARGAITLPVVVTEMHDGVVWVPTNSPGSAVRPTLGVDAGAVVRIAPANAKVTTQASTDHSDTPRGEV; encoded by the coding sequence ATGACCGTCCACACCTCGCCGGCCGCTGGCGGTAACTCCGTCACCGACGGCGGAGACGCGCGCATCCCGGCCCCCGAGCCCGACGTCAAGATGATCGACCTGACCATCGACGACGTCCCCGTCCGCGTGCCCGAGGGCACCCTGGTGATCCGGGCCGCCGAGCAGGTCGGGATCCACATCCCCCGGTTCTGCGACCACCCGCTGCTGGACCCGGTCGGCGCCTGCCGCCAGTGCCTGGTCGACGTCGCCATGCCCGACCGGGAGGGCAACGTCAAGCCGATGCCCAAGCCGCAGGCCTCCTGCACCATGACGGTCAGCCCCGGCATGGTCGTCAAGACCCAGCACACCTCCCCGGTCGCCGACAAGGCGCAGACCGGGGTGATGGAGCTGCTGCTGATCAACCACCCGCTGGACTGCCCGGTCTGCGACAAGGGCGGGGAGTGCCCGCTGCAGAACCAGGCCATGTCCGACGGCCGGCCCACCTCCCGGTTCACCGACGTCAAGCGCACCTTCCCCAAGCCGGTCAACATCTCCTCCCAGGTGCTGCTGGACCGGGAGCGTTGCGTGCTGTGCGCCCGGTGCACCCGCTTCTCCGACGAGATCGCCGGTGACCCGTTCATCGCGCTCGCCGAGCGGGGTGCGCTGCAGCAGGTGGCCATCTACGAGGAGAAGCCGTTCGAGTCCTACTTCTCCGGCAACACCGTCCAGATCTGCCCCGTCGGGGCGCTCACCGGGGCGGCCTACCGCTTCCGGTCCCGCCCCTTCGACCTGGTCTCCACGCAGAGCGTGTGCGAGCACTGCGCCTCCGGCTGCGCGATCCGCACCGACCACCGTCGTGGCGTCGTGCTGCGGCGGATGGCGCTGGACGACCCCGAGGTCAACGAGGAGTGGAACTGCGACAAGGGTCGCTGGGCGTTCGCCTACGCCGCCCTGCCGGACCGCCTGCGCGACCCGGTCGTGCGCGGGACGGACGGGCAGTATGCCGTCACCTCCTGGGGCGACGCCTACCGCGCCGCCGCGCGCGGCCTGGCCCAGGCCCAGGGCCGGGTGGGTGTGCTGCCCGGTGGCCGCGTCAGCGTCGAGGACGCCTACGCCTACGCCAAGTTCGCCAGGGTCGCCCTGGGCACCAACGACGTCGATGCGCGGGCCCGCCCGCACAGCGCGGAGGAGACCGACTTCCTGGCCGCCCACGTCGCGGGCGTGCACGACGTGACGTACAGCTCCCTGGAGCGGGCCGGCTCGGTCCTCCTCGTCGGCTTCGAGCCCGAGGACGAGAGCCCGATCGTCTTCCTGCGCCTGCGCAAGGCGATGCGCAAGAAGGGTCTGAAGGTCTACGCGGTGGCCCCGTTCGCCACCCAGGGTCTGCGCAAGCTGGGCGGCACGCTGCTCGCCTCCGCGCCGGGCACCGAGGCCGAGGTGCTGCAGGCGTTGGCCGAGCACCGCAGGAGCCGCGCGGCCCGCCCCGTCGACGGCACCACCGAGCCGATGGTCGCCAACGACTACCACGCAGCCTCCGACTCCCTCACCGACGCCTCGGTGATCCTGGTCGGCGAGCGTCTGGCCGGCGTGCCCGGCGCGCTGTCCGCAGCGGCCGCGCTCGCCCAGCAGACCGGTGCCGCCCTGGCCTGGGTGCCCCGGCGTGCCGGCGAGCGTGGCGCGGTCGAGGTGGGCGCCCTGCCGGCGCTGCTGCCCGGGGGCCGCCCGGTGACCGACGACGCCGGCCGGGCCGACGTCGCCGCCCGCTGGGGCCTGGACGCGTCCGCGCTCCCGGTCGGCAGCGGCCGGGACACCACCGCGATCCTGCAGGCGGCCGCGGACGGCGAGCTGGGCGCACTGGTCGTCGGGGGCGTCGAGATCGACGACCTGCCCGACCCCCAGCTGGCCCGCCGGGCCCTGGCCCGCGCCTTCGTGGTCTCCCTGGAGGTCCGCGAGAGCGACGTGCACGAGTTCGCCGACGTCATCCTGCCGGTCGCCCCGCAGCAGGAGAAGGCCGGCTCCTACGCCACCTGGGAGGGCCGCCTGCGGCCCTTCGAGCAGGCCATCGACTCCACGGCGGTCTCCGACCACGTCATCCTGCACCGGCTCGCGGACGCCATGGGCGTCCGGCTCGGCACCGAGGCGCTGGGATCGGTGCAGCGCGAGCTCGCCGGTCTCGACCAGCACAGCGGCACCCGCGCCCCGTCGCCGCAGGTCTCCCCGGCCGGGCCCGCCGCGCCCGGCGTGGGCGAGGCGGTCCTGGCCACCTGGCACCACCTGCTGGACGCCGGCCGGCTGCAGGACGGCGAGCCGTTCCTGGCCGGCACCGCGCCCCGGCCGGTGGCCCGCGTCTCCGCCGGCACCGCCGCCCTGCTGGGCGTGGCGGACGACGCCCCGGTGACCGTCTCCACCGCCCGCGGGGCGATCACCCTGCCGGTGGTCGTCACCGAGATGCACGACGGCGTCGTGTGGGTCCCCACGAACTCGCCCGGCTCGGCCGTCCGCCCGACGCTCGGCGTCGACGCGGGCGCTGTCGTCCGGATCGCCCCGGCGAACGCCAAGGTGACCACACAGGCGAGCACCGACCACTCCGACACCCCGCGAGGTGAGGTATGA
- the nuoE gene encoding NADH-quinone oxidoreductase subunit NuoE encodes MFAPSPLHPQAPLRASDEPYAPEVLARMSADAAEIISRYPQARSALLPLLHLVQSVDGYITGRGVHFCAEQLGLTTAEVSGVATFYTQYKRHPNGDYTVGVCTNTLCAIMGGDQIFEELSEYLGIGHDETTEDGRITLERVECNAACDFAPVVMVNWEFFDNQTPESSKQVVDRLRAGEPVAPTRGPSRVGTFKEVSRVLAGFTDGRADEGVSAGPASLQGTLLAKKMGWSAPGGAGDDAAPEAQQTSATPAGQEGGLDAGRPSSVDTPSNRPDEQPGGGQGADRRAGDARPAGDNIGENIGENTKEEER; translated from the coding sequence ATGTTCGCCCCGTCACCGCTGCACCCGCAGGCCCCGCTGCGCGCCTCGGACGAGCCGTACGCACCGGAGGTGCTGGCGCGGATGTCGGCCGACGCGGCCGAGATCATCTCCCGCTACCCGCAGGCGCGCTCCGCGCTGCTGCCGCTCCTGCACCTGGTCCAGTCCGTGGACGGGTACATCACCGGCCGAGGGGTGCACTTCTGCGCGGAGCAGCTGGGGCTGACCACCGCCGAGGTCAGCGGGGTCGCGACCTTCTACACCCAGTACAAGCGCCACCCCAACGGCGACTACACCGTCGGTGTCTGCACCAACACCCTGTGCGCGATCATGGGCGGCGACCAGATCTTCGAGGAGCTCAGCGAGTACCTCGGGATCGGTCACGACGAGACCACCGAGGACGGCAGGATCACCCTCGAGCGGGTCGAGTGCAACGCGGCCTGCGACTTCGCGCCCGTGGTGATGGTCAACTGGGAGTTCTTCGACAACCAGACCCCCGAGTCCTCCAAGCAGGTCGTGGACCGGCTGCGCGCCGGTGAGCCGGTCGCGCCGACCAGGGGGCCCTCCCGCGTGGGCACCTTCAAGGAGGTCTCCCGGGTGCTGGCCGGGTTCACCGACGGCCGCGCCGACGAAGGCGTGAGCGCCGGCCCCGCCTCGCTCCAGGGCACCCTCCTGGCCAAGAAGATGGGCTGGAGCGCCCCCGGCGGAGCCGGGGACGACGCGGCGCCCGAGGCGCAGCAGACCAGCGCCACCCCGGCCGGGCAGGAAGGCGGCCTCGACGCCGGCCGTCCGAGCTCGGTCGACACCCCGAGCAACCGGCCCGACGAGCAGCCGGGCGGCGGCCAGGGCGCCGACCGCCGGGCTGGCGACGCCCGACCCGCCGGCGACAACATCGGCGAGAACATCGGCGAGAACACGAAGGAGGAGGAGCGGTGA
- a CDS encoding NADH-quinone oxidoreductase subunit A, with protein MDYHPYVPVLFFLLFGLLFAFGSVFGGGLLGRVTYNRAKAEAYECGIQPTPQAHQGGRVPVKFYLTAMLFIVFDVEVLFLYPFAVAFEQVGLFSVLAMLLFLLVVSVPFVYEWSRGGLEWD; from the coding sequence ATGGACTACCACCCCTATGTGCCGGTCCTCTTCTTCCTGCTCTTCGGCCTCCTCTTCGCCTTCGGCTCGGTCTTCGGCGGAGGCCTCCTGGGCAGGGTCACCTACAACCGGGCCAAGGCCGAGGCCTACGAGTGCGGCATCCAGCCCACGCCGCAGGCCCACCAGGGCGGTCGGGTGCCGGTCAAGTTCTACCTGACCGCGATGCTCTTCATCGTCTTCGACGTGGAGGTGCTCTTCCTCTACCCCTTCGCGGTGGCGTTCGAGCAGGTCGGACTGTTCTCCGTGCTGGCGATGCTGCTCTTCCTCCTCGTCGTCTCCGTCCCGTTCGTCTACGAGTGGAGCAGGGGAGGCCTGGAGTGGGACTGA
- the nuoF gene encoding NADH-quinone oxidoreductase subunit NuoF, with product MSTRLTPVLSKFWDDPQSWTLATYEANEGYQGLRTALSKDPAELVDLAKGSGLRGRGGAGFPTGMKWGFLPPPDGGPRYLVVNADESEPGTCKDIPLLMAAPQFLIEGMIITSFAIGCHHAFIYLRGETVHVYRRLLRAVEEAKAAGYLGQNILGSGFDLEITVHAGAGAYICGEETALLDSLEGRRGQPRLKPPFPAVAGLYARPTVVNNVESIASIPSILLHGADWFADMGTEKSTGFGLFSLSGHVTRPGQYEAPLGITLRELLDMAGGMRGGRKLKFWTPGGSSTPIFTDAHLDVPLDFESVAAEGSMLGTRALQIFDETTSVVRAVSRWTDFYAHESCGKCTPCREGTYWLKQVMNRLEHGKGQPGDIEKLVDICDNILGRAFCALGDGATSPITSAIQYFREEFEQGMHTPWHELFPPERSTLFAKESQPA from the coding sequence GTGAGCACCCGACTGACGCCGGTCCTGTCCAAGTTCTGGGACGACCCGCAGTCCTGGACGCTGGCCACGTACGAGGCCAACGAGGGGTACCAGGGTCTGCGCACCGCGCTGTCCAAGGATCCCGCCGAGCTGGTGGACCTGGCCAAGGGATCGGGTCTGCGCGGCCGCGGCGGCGCCGGGTTCCCGACCGGGATGAAGTGGGGCTTCCTGCCCCCGCCGGACGGTGGGCCCCGCTACCTGGTGGTCAACGCCGACGAGTCCGAGCCGGGCACGTGCAAGGACATCCCGCTGCTGATGGCGGCCCCCCAGTTCCTCATCGAGGGCATGATCATCACCAGCTTCGCCATCGGCTGCCACCACGCCTTCATCTACCTGCGCGGGGAGACCGTGCACGTCTACCGCCGCCTGCTGCGCGCGGTCGAGGAGGCCAAGGCCGCGGGCTACCTGGGCCAGAACATCCTGGGCTCCGGCTTCGACCTGGAGATCACCGTGCACGCCGGCGCCGGCGCCTACATCTGCGGGGAGGAGACCGCGCTGCTGGACTCCCTGGAGGGGCGCCGCGGCCAGCCACGCCTCAAGCCGCCGTTCCCGGCCGTCGCCGGCCTCTACGCCCGGCCGACCGTCGTCAACAACGTCGAGTCGATCGCCTCGATCCCCTCGATCCTGCTGCACGGCGCCGACTGGTTCGCCGACATGGGCACCGAGAAGTCGACCGGGTTCGGCCTGTTCAGCCTCTCCGGCCACGTCACCCGGCCCGGTCAGTACGAGGCCCCGCTGGGCATCACCCTGCGCGAGCTGCTCGACATGGCCGGCGGGATGCGCGGCGGGCGCAAGCTGAAGTTCTGGACCCCCGGCGGCTCCTCGACGCCGATCTTCACCGACGCCCACCTGGACGTACCGCTCGACTTCGAGTCGGTGGCCGCCGAGGGCTCGATGCTCGGCACCCGGGCGCTGCAGATCTTCGACGAGACCACCTCCGTGGTGCGCGCCGTCTCCCGGTGGACCGACTTCTACGCCCACGAGTCCTGCGGCAAGTGCACCCCCTGCCGTGAGGGCACCTACTGGCTCAAGCAGGTGATGAACCGGCTGGAGCACGGCAAGGGCCAGCCCGGCGACATCGAGAAGCTGGTCGACATCTGCGACAACATCCTCGGCCGCGCGTTCTGCGCGCTCGGTGACGGCGCCACGAGCCCCATCACCTCGGCCATCCAGTACTTCCGCGAGGAGTTCGAGCAGGGGATGCACACCCCCTGGCACGAGCTCTTCCCGCCCGAGCGGAGCACCCTGTTCGCGAAGGAGAGCCAGCCCGCATGA
- a CDS encoding NuoB/complex I 20 kDa subunit family protein: MGLEDKIPGGFMLSTVEGLAGHLRQHSVWPATFGLACCAIEMMAVGTPDYDIARFGMERFAATPRQADLMIVAGRVSQKMAPVVRQVYDQMPNPKWVIAMGVCASSGGMFNNYAIVQGVDHIVPVDVYLPGCPPRPEMLLNAVLELHKQIREFKFGVDREQAARAAEAAALRATPTHEMKGLLA; the protein is encoded by the coding sequence ATGGGTCTTGAGGACAAGATTCCCGGTGGCTTCATGCTGTCCACCGTCGAGGGGCTGGCCGGTCACCTGCGCCAGCACTCCGTGTGGCCGGCGACCTTCGGCCTGGCCTGCTGCGCCATCGAGATGATGGCCGTCGGCACGCCCGACTACGACATCGCCCGCTTCGGTATGGAGCGCTTCGCCGCCACCCCCCGCCAGGCCGACCTGATGATCGTGGCCGGTCGGGTGTCGCAGAAGATGGCGCCGGTCGTGCGGCAGGTCTACGACCAGATGCCCAACCCCAAGTGGGTCATCGCCATGGGGGTGTGCGCCAGCTCCGGCGGGATGTTCAACAACTACGCGATCGTCCAGGGCGTGGACCACATCGTCCCCGTGGATGTCTATCTGCCCGGCTGCCCCCCGCGTCCGGAGATGCTGCTGAACGCCGTCCTGGAGCTGCACAAGCAGATCCGGGAGTTCAAGTTCGGCGTCGACCGGGAGCAGGCCGCCCGTGCCGCCGAGGCCGCCGCGCTGCGCGCGACGCCGACGCACGAGATGAAGGGGCTGCTGGCGTGA